The following proteins are encoded in a genomic region of Lactiplantibacillus plantarum:
- a CDS encoding GNAT family N-acetyltransferase → MSKYIRQATSADLPAMMAIIEQGKHALAADQIPQWQDGYPLAADIQADIDARIAWVLIVDDQIAGTAALLTTPDPNYAIIYDGSWAPTENHRYASIHRIAIANGYHGQHLTDFYFSNLITMSYQLGFRQLRIDTHLLNKRMQHIITKAGFEYRGIVYMNHDNNDQRNAYQLLLS, encoded by the coding sequence ATGTCAAAATATATTCGTCAAGCTACTAGTGCTGACTTACCAGCCATGATGGCTATTATCGAACAGGGCAAACACGCCTTGGCTGCCGATCAGATTCCCCAATGGCAAGATGGTTACCCGTTAGCTGCTGATATTCAGGCTGACATTGATGCTAGAATTGCCTGGGTACTCATTGTCGATGATCAGATTGCTGGGACGGCTGCACTGCTAACAACACCTGACCCCAATTACGCTATTATTTATGATGGCAGCTGGGCGCCTACTGAGAACCACCGCTATGCCTCGATTCACCGTATTGCTATTGCCAATGGTTACCACGGACAACATCTGACTGACTTTTACTTTAGCAATCTCATTACCATGAGTTACCAACTCGGCTTTCGTCAACTCCGAATTGATACGCACTTGTTAAACAAGCGAATGCAACACATTATTACCAAAGCTGGCTTCGAATACCGTGGTATCGTCTACATGAATCATGACAACAACGATCAACGGAATGCTTATCAGTTACTACTATCCTAA
- a CDS encoding SDR family oxidoreductase, whose protein sequence is MKIFVIGAHGQIGKKIVSKLVAQGDQVYAGIRQPEQAEAFEDAGAQPVQFNLMAQPEDLALAFNGMDAIVFAAGSGGQTGYDMTLMIDLDGAVKSMVAAKIAGVKRYVIISAEFTPDRSRWPRALQPYYVAKYYADEWLKNRTQLDYTILQPGTLINDAGTGKVTVNPDVGGEITRDDVATFTVQTLHTPATVGKTIALINGDTPISKAVQQA, encoded by the coding sequence ATGAAAATCTTTGTGATTGGTGCCCATGGGCAGATTGGTAAGAAAATCGTTTCCAAGTTAGTTGCCCAAGGTGACCAAGTGTACGCGGGTATTCGCCAACCAGAACAGGCTGAGGCTTTCGAGGATGCTGGTGCGCAGCCAGTACAATTCAATTTGATGGCTCAGCCTGAAGATTTAGCGTTGGCTTTTAATGGTATGGATGCCATTGTTTTTGCAGCCGGATCAGGTGGTCAAACGGGTTATGATATGACTTTAATGATTGACTTGGATGGGGCTGTCAAATCAATGGTCGCAGCCAAAATTGCCGGCGTTAAACGCTACGTAATTATTAGTGCTGAATTTACACCGGATCGGAGTCGTTGGCCACGAGCATTACAACCGTACTACGTGGCAAAGTATTATGCTGACGAATGGTTAAAAAACAGAACCCAATTGGATTACACCATTTTACAACCAGGTACGCTGATCAATGATGCCGGTACTGGCAAAGTAACCGTTAACCCTGACGTTGGCGGTGAGATTACGCGTGATGATGTCGCAACTTTTACAGTTCAAACGCTACACACCCCTGCAACGGTCGGTAAAACCATTGCGTTGATCAATGGCGATACCCCAATCTCGAAGGCTGTTCAACAAGCTTAA
- a CDS encoding LysR family transcriptional regulator has protein sequence MNIKDLQYYVSLTQLKNFSLVAAQFHVSQPTISAAIRRLETELKTQLLIRANPHLPVALTTTGIQVQRHANQILLEHQLMCQEVAHTTTDQLVIGMPPIIEINYFPRIASQLPQALFSQIQPISQGSLAALKGLKNGQLDLAVLAYLNEFTDTTIQLTTFDTQSFSIVVPTDDPLATNSQLQFRSLRHQHFVALKDNFVHRQAFRQLSHQNHVRPTIVFESNEIGSILNMVRQHVGIALLSNAVQLPAGLQRLPLTDAQAPTFNVGVAYRHSMTFSPTQADLIQRLTAAFQSVDWHAY, from the coding sequence ATGAATATTAAAGATTTGCAATATTATGTTTCGTTAACTCAGCTGAAAAATTTTTCATTAGTTGCAGCCCAATTTCACGTTAGTCAACCGACCATTTCGGCTGCTATTCGGCGCTTGGAGACCGAACTGAAAACACAATTACTAATTCGGGCTAATCCCCACTTACCCGTGGCACTCACCACGACCGGGATTCAAGTCCAACGACACGCCAATCAGATCCTATTAGAGCACCAACTGATGTGCCAAGAAGTTGCCCACACCACAACCGATCAACTTGTCATCGGGATGCCGCCAATCATTGAAATCAACTACTTTCCCCGGATTGCAAGCCAATTACCACAAGCTTTATTCAGCCAGATTCAACCTATCAGTCAAGGTTCACTCGCGGCGCTCAAAGGATTAAAAAACGGACAATTAGACTTAGCCGTACTTGCTTACCTCAATGAATTCACGGATACGACCATTCAACTCACGACGTTTGACACCCAGTCATTTAGTATTGTTGTACCAACTGACGATCCGCTAGCAACCAACTCACAACTTCAGTTCAGATCGTTGCGTCATCAGCATTTTGTGGCGCTCAAAGATAACTTTGTCCACCGCCAGGCGTTTCGTCAACTCAGTCATCAAAATCATGTTCGGCCAACGATTGTCTTTGAATCCAATGAAATCGGCAGTATCTTAAACATGGTTCGTCAGCATGTGGGCATTGCCTTATTGAGTAACGCCGTCCAATTACCGGCGGGATTACAGCGGCTCCCCCTAACTGACGCGCAAGCGCCCACGTTCAATGTCGGCGTTGCGTACCGCCACTCAATGACGTTTAGTCCAACCCAAGCCGACCTGATCCAACGACTGACCGCTGCTTTTCAATCCGTCGATTGGCACGCATACTAA
- a CDS encoding sulfite exporter TauE/SafE family protein: protein MFTFGELIVILVVVGIVAGIVSTAAGLASLVSYPVLLALGLPPVTANVTNTVGLVFTSFGAVPASRRELRGHGQELKTLIPLTLVGSIVGAILLFIIPAATFAKVVPFFILIAGILVLIPRHIHIKQPGEIVVTPKWMTALAWLGIFLVGAYTGYFGAAGGVLMLSILSFTSAAPFVVYNAQKNLALGLANIVSAVVYGLQTPIQWRYVLPLGIGFLIGGSLGPRIVRHLPARLLKIVIGIGALGLAASLFKSAYGL, encoded by the coding sequence ATGTTTACGTTCGGAGAGTTAATCGTTATTTTAGTCGTTGTTGGGATTGTTGCGGGTATCGTTAGCACTGCAGCGGGGTTAGCGTCGCTGGTTTCGTACCCGGTCCTACTGGCGCTGGGACTGCCGCCCGTTACGGCTAATGTCACTAACACCGTGGGCTTAGTCTTTACTAGCTTTGGAGCCGTGCCAGCCTCACGCCGGGAACTACGGGGGCATGGTCAGGAATTGAAGACGCTCATCCCACTGACTTTAGTTGGGAGTATTGTTGGGGCAATTCTGTTATTTATTATCCCGGCAGCGACCTTTGCGAAGGTCGTCCCATTTTTTATTTTGATTGCGGGAATTTTAGTACTGATTCCTCGTCATATTCATATTAAACAGCCCGGTGAAATTGTTGTGACACCTAAATGGATGACGGCTTTAGCTTGGTTGGGCATCTTTTTAGTCGGGGCTTATACGGGGTATTTTGGTGCTGCGGGTGGTGTCTTGATGTTGTCGATCCTGTCTTTCACGAGTGCCGCACCATTCGTCGTCTATAATGCTCAGAAAAATCTGGCGTTGGGATTAGCCAATATTGTTTCAGCCGTCGTTTATGGCTTGCAAACGCCAATTCAGTGGCGCTATGTATTACCCTTAGGCATTGGGTTTCTGATTGGTGGTAGCTTAGGACCACGAATTGTACGCCACTTACCTGCCAGATTACTTAAAATTGTGATTGGAATCGGGGCATTGGGACTGGCGGCCAGTTTGTTCAAATCGGCTTATGGATTGTGA
- the dapA gene encoding 4-hydroxy-tetrahydrodipicolinate synthase codes for MNLASAHLITAMVTPFDDQQHIDFHRLEQLIEHLLATGTDGLLVGGTTGEGPTLSIAEKRDLYTQTARIVAGRVPIIANTGTNDTAATIHFTHIVSQIEGIDAALVVVPPYNKPNQTGMMAHFTAIAEKSDLPIIIYNIPGRVGVKMTVTTILTLAHNPNIIGIKQCGSDEELAAIVEKAPKDFLVYTGEDAQSLTTLVLGGQGTISVASHLFGNEMATMRRALNHGDITQAGQIQRRLMPKMAALFTQPSPAPVKAALNAQHWLVGSTRLPILPLTTNEQSQLLNSLK; via the coding sequence ATGAATTTAGCATCCGCACACCTGATTACCGCCATGGTCACCCCATTTGATGACCAACAACACATTGATTTCCACCGCTTAGAGCAACTGATCGAACACTTACTTGCAACTGGCACGGACGGCTTATTAGTCGGGGGCACGACTGGCGAAGGCCCCACGTTGAGCATCGCTGAGAAACGAGATTTATACACGCAGACAGCTAGGATCGTTGCTGGGCGAGTTCCAATCATCGCTAATACGGGGACCAATGACACTGCCGCCACAATTCATTTCACCCACATTGTCAGTCAAATCGAGGGCATCGACGCCGCCCTCGTCGTTGTCCCGCCTTATAACAAACCCAACCAAACCGGGATGATGGCGCATTTTACAGCCATTGCCGAAAAATCAGACTTGCCCATTATAATTTATAATATTCCCGGTCGCGTAGGCGTTAAGATGACGGTCACGACGATTCTCACGTTGGCCCACAACCCCAACATTATTGGGATCAAACAATGTGGTTCCGATGAAGAACTGGCCGCAATTGTTGAAAAGGCGCCTAAAGATTTTCTCGTTTACACGGGCGAAGATGCTCAGAGCTTGACCACCCTCGTCTTGGGTGGTCAGGGAACGATTTCAGTGGCGAGTCATTTATTTGGAAATGAAATGGCGACGATGCGCCGCGCCTTGAACCACGGCGATATCACCCAAGCAGGGCAAATTCAACGACGTTTAATGCCGAAGATGGCAGCACTATTCACACAACCCTCACCGGCACCCGTCAAAGCGGCGCTGAACGCCCAACACTGGTTAGTCGGAAGCACGCGCCTACCAATTTTACCGTTAACCACCAATGAACAAAGTCAACTACTCAACAGCTTAAAATAA
- a CDS encoding aminotransferase class I/II-fold pyridoxal phosphate-dependent enzyme, whose protein sequence is MMNTNIRIQQIQVSGIRRFDEAISQIPDIIRLTVGEPDLPTPSHVKKAAIQAIHNDWTHYSPLMGFAALQDAASHYFQQKYQLTYAPEQIIATVGASEAVATTLLTLLNPGDTVLLPTPAYTSYQPVVDIANAKLAPIDTTATGYKLTPSALQAALDDHRRDHVKALILNYPTNPTGVTYTDDELRALQAVIATAGIYVISDEIYSELTYEQPHTAFATLYPSKTITINGLSKSHAMTGWRLGFIMAPSNLITEMKKTHQYLVTSTSSITQAAGIEALTHGLDDGSEMRDVYQTRRDYVVKRLSEIGFNYIYPTGAFYIFVQLPQDFQGTSWDFATRLAHEAQVAVVPGSAFGTSGEGWFRISYAASQSALREGLNRLALWRAQTTTQED, encoded by the coding sequence ATGATGAATACAAATATTCGGATCCAACAAATTCAAGTCTCTGGCATCCGACGCTTCGATGAAGCAATCAGTCAAATTCCCGATATTATCAGATTAACGGTCGGCGAACCTGACTTACCCACCCCAAGTCACGTAAAAAAAGCGGCAATTCAAGCTATTCATAATGATTGGACACACTACTCGCCACTAATGGGATTTGCCGCTTTGCAAGATGCTGCGAGTCACTACTTTCAACAGAAATACCAACTCACCTATGCACCTGAGCAAATCATTGCAACAGTCGGCGCTAGTGAAGCCGTTGCAACGACCCTGCTCACTTTACTTAATCCTGGCGATACCGTCTTATTGCCAACACCGGCTTACACGAGCTATCAACCCGTCGTTGACATCGCAAACGCAAAATTAGCTCCCATTGACACAACCGCAACGGGTTATAAATTAACACCCAGTGCGTTACAAGCTGCGCTAGATGATCACCGTCGCGACCACGTCAAGGCCTTAATTTTAAACTACCCGACCAACCCCACCGGCGTCACGTACACTGATGATGAATTACGGGCTTTGCAAGCCGTCATTGCTACCGCTGGAATCTACGTTATTAGCGATGAGATTTACAGTGAACTAACCTATGAACAGCCCCATACTGCTTTTGCCACACTATATCCAAGCAAAACGATCACAATCAATGGCCTCTCCAAATCGCATGCCATGACTGGTTGGCGACTGGGATTCATCATGGCCCCAAGTAACTTGATTACCGAGATGAAGAAGACCCACCAGTACCTCGTTACTTCAACGAGTTCAATCACCCAAGCGGCTGGTATCGAAGCACTTACCCATGGTCTGGATGATGGCTCAGAAATGCGTGACGTCTATCAAACACGCCGCGATTACGTCGTCAAACGTCTGAGTGAAATTGGATTCAATTATATTTATCCGACGGGCGCATTCTATATCTTTGTCCAGCTACCACAGGATTTCCAAGGCACCAGCTGGGACTTTGCGACCCGACTCGCACACGAGGCCCAAGTTGCTGTCGTTCCTGGCTCAGCATTTGGTACGAGTGGCGAGGGTTGGTTCCGGATAAGTTATGCAGCCAGTCAATCGGCACTACGCGAAGGGCTAAATCGTTTAGCCTTATGGCGCGCCCAAACTACCACACAGGAGGATTAG